The following proteins are co-located in the Lepisosteus oculatus isolate fLepOcu1 chromosome 9, fLepOcu1.hap2, whole genome shotgun sequence genome:
- the LOC102688995 gene encoding riboflavin-binding protein-like isoform X1, protein MKVYLTAVGILVLVATVQCTEHKCLQGRDHKKAPSEEHSMKECTVYSNSSCCYSNFTEQLVSPVKKVDNTQWDLCQKLSTGCEAFMKKVECFYQCSPSAVNWMNPNYTAGLLHVPLCVSFCNNWFDACKNDLTCAKNWITDFKWDENGNNHCSGDCVPFNKMYSNGTDLCQSMWGQTFMVTDSDCRCLRMDGRDEMVLQYILYKDSSSSSSSSSSSSSASSQETSCQQALRRLEAPEAEPEGEESVVLKKE, encoded by the exons ATGAAAGTGTATCTGACAGCAGTGGGGATACTGGTCCTGGTGGCCACAGTACAGTGTACGGAACACAAGTGCCTGCAAGGCCGGGACCACAAGAAAGCCCCCAGTGAAGAGCACAGCATGAAGGAGTGCACagtgtactccaact CTTCCTGCTGCTACAGCAACTTCACTGAGCAGCTAGTCTCCCCTGTGAAAAAGGTGGACAACACCCAATGGGATCTGTGTCAGAAACTCAGCACAGG ATGTGAGGCATTCATGAAGAAGGTGGAGTGTTTCTACCAATGCTCCCCCAGTGCAGTTAACTGGATGAACCCCAACTACACTGCTGGCCTCCTGCACGTGCCACTATGTGTCAGCTTCTGCAACAACTG GTTTGATGCATGCAAAAATGACCTGACGTGTGCAAAGAACTGGATCACTGACTTCAAATGGGACGAGAATGGCAACAACCACTGCAGTGGAGACTGTGTGCCATTCAACAAA ATGTACTCCAATGGAACAGACCTGTGCCAGAGCATGTGGGGCCAGACGTTCATGGTCACCGACTCGGACTGCCGCTGCCTGAGGATGGATGGCAGAGATGAGATGGTGCTGCAATACATCCTGTACAAGGACTCCAGCTCCAGCTCCAgctccagcagctccagcagctcagcctccagccaggagacGTCCTGCCAGCAAGCCCTCAGGAGACTGGAGGCTCCGGAAGCAGAGCCAGAAGGCGAGGA gtCAGTAGTCCTTAAAAAGGAATGA
- the tmem69 gene encoding transmembrane protein 69, translated as MFSCLIKRCFTTACRTPRVSSLLQVEPRISPCAIKASPLPLLPSACSSPWLPRQSAACMLRAQLLHLSPQNLQHKRRRTEEPQERELDLLRYDMKDLPKGPRPALYLGFAGLIPFVSAPLLMAVTELYYPEIAYAQVAYGASIVSFLGGARWGFALPEGSPAKPDWLNLANSVVPSLLAWVALLFRDNITQATLMVIMGLGISLHYDLALLPGYPSWFKALRTVLTLVATFSLVATLILKNVYPEKILSLEKK; from the exons ATGTTCTCCTGTTTAATAAAAAGATGCTTCACGACTGCTTGCAGG ACTCCCAGAGTGTCCAGTCTGTTGCAGGTGGAGCCTAGAATATCACCGTGTGCAATCAAggcctctcctctccccctgctACCCTCGGCCTGCTCCTCACCCTGGCTCCCCAGGCAGTCTGCGGCCTGCATGCTGAGAGCCCAGCTCCTGCACCTCTCGCCCCAGAACCTCCAGCATAAACGCAGACGGACTGAAGAACCCCAGGAGCGAGAGCTGGACCTGCTGCGCTATGACATGAAGGATCTCCCGAAGGGGCCCAGGCCAGCGCTGTACCTTGGCTTTGCTGGGCTGATCCCCTTTGTCTCCGCTCCGCTGCTCATGGCTgtcactgagctctactacCCAGAAATTGCCTACGCGCAGGTGGCCTATGGAGCTTCCATCGTGTCTTTCCTGGGTGGTGCCCGGTGGGGGTTTGCCCTTCCCGAGGGCAGTCCTGCCAAGCCAGACTGGCTGAACCTGGCCAACAGTGTGGTACCTTCTCTGCTGGCCTGGGTGGCACTGCTTTTCAGGGACAACATTACTCAGGCCACACTGATGGTTATCATGGGCCTGGGCATCTCCCTGCACTATGACCTAGCCCTCCTGCCAGGGTACCCAAGTTGGTTCAAGGCCCTGCGGACTGTCCTCACGCTGGTGGCCACTTTCTCCCTGGTGGCCACTCTGATATTGAAAAACGTCTACCCAGAAAAGATACTGAGCTTGGAGAAGAAGTGA
- the LOC102688995 gene encoding riboflavin-binding protein-like isoform X2, translating to MKVYLTAVGILVLVATVQCTEHKCLQGRDHKKAPSEEHSMKECTVYSNSSCCYSNFTEQLVSPVKKVDNTQWDLCQKLSTGCEAFMKKVECFYQCSPSAVNWMNPNYTAGLLHVPLCVSFCNNWFDACKNDLTCAKNWITDFKWDENGNNHCSGDCVPFNKMYSNGTDLCQSMWGQTFMVTDSDCRCLRMDGRDEMVLQYILYKDSSSSSSSSSSSSSASSQETSCQQALRRLEAPEAEPEGQ from the exons ATGAAAGTGTATCTGACAGCAGTGGGGATACTGGTCCTGGTGGCCACAGTACAGTGTACGGAACACAAGTGCCTGCAAGGCCGGGACCACAAGAAAGCCCCCAGTGAAGAGCACAGCATGAAGGAGTGCACagtgtactccaact CTTCCTGCTGCTACAGCAACTTCACTGAGCAGCTAGTCTCCCCTGTGAAAAAGGTGGACAACACCCAATGGGATCTGTGTCAGAAACTCAGCACAGG ATGTGAGGCATTCATGAAGAAGGTGGAGTGTTTCTACCAATGCTCCCCCAGTGCAGTTAACTGGATGAACCCCAACTACACTGCTGGCCTCCTGCACGTGCCACTATGTGTCAGCTTCTGCAACAACTG GTTTGATGCATGCAAAAATGACCTGACGTGTGCAAAGAACTGGATCACTGACTTCAAATGGGACGAGAATGGCAACAACCACTGCAGTGGAGACTGTGTGCCATTCAACAAA ATGTACTCCAATGGAACAGACCTGTGCCAGAGCATGTGGGGCCAGACGTTCATGGTCACCGACTCGGACTGCCGCTGCCTGAGGATGGATGGCAGAGATGAGATGGTGCTGCAATACATCCTGTACAAGGACTCCAGCTCCAGCTCCAgctccagcagctccagcagctcagcctccagccaggagacGTCCTGCCAGCAAGCCCTCAGGAGACTGGAGGCTCCGGAAGCAGAGCCAGAAG gtCAGTAG
- the ipp gene encoding actin-binding protein IPP, whose product MASVAQPKSTSPEQGQYSSDRYARLLLAQMNKMRLRKDFCDVQLQVGGRGFSVHRLVLAASSPYFSALFAGGMREANRDFVQILGVEADAFEILLEFIYTGMINVNVDNVQELIVAADMLQLSEVVSICCEFLKAQMDPSNCVGIYQFLEQIACLEMLEFTENYIYVHFLEVCVADEFAGLSKDQLVKLLRSEELRIEDEYQVFTAAMGWVLKDVPKRKKHVVEVLDPVRFPLLSPQRLFKYIEGISDFSLRVALQTLLREYTEVSKSPKENKMFSLLQPAKTRPRRKARKYLYAIGGYTRLQGGRWSDSRALSCVERFDSFSQYWTTVSSLHQARSGLGVAVLEGMIYVVGGEKDSMIFDCAERYDPVTKQWAAVASLNFPRCGVGVCPCHGALYALGGWIGSEIGKTMERYDPAENKWEIVGSMPVPRYYFGCCEMQGFIYVIGGISDEGIELRSAEMYDPIAKRWSALPVMVMRRAYVGVACLNNCIYAVGGWNEALGSLETVEKYCPEEEKWVEVAPMAMARAGVSVAAVNGLLYAVGGRASSRDFSAPVTVDSVEIYDPHLDTWTEIGNMITSRCDGGVAVL is encoded by the exons ATGGCCTCTGTGGCCCAGCCGAAGAGCACGTCCCCCGAGCAGGGCCAGTACTCCTCGGACAGGTACGCACGGCTCCTCCTGGCCCAGATGAACAAGATGCGGCTGAGGAAGGATTTCTGTGATGTGCAGCTGCAGGTGGGGGGCCGAGGCTTCAGCGTGCACAGGCTCGTCCTGGCGGCCAGCAGCCCCTACTTCTCTGCGCTGTTCGCGGGGGGCATGCGGGAGGCCAACCGAGATTTCGTGCAGATTCTCGGCGTGGAGGCCGACGCGTTTGAAATACTGCTGGAGTTCATATATACAG GTATGATCAACGTCAACGTGGACAATGTCCAGGAGTTAATCGTTGCCGCAGATATGCTCCAGCTCAGTGAGGTGGTCAGTATTTGCTGTGAGTTTCTCAAGGCGCAGATGGATCCGTCCAACTGCGTGGGAATTTACCAGTTCCTGGAGCAGATAGCCTGTCTTGAGATGCTGGAGTTCACAGAGAACTACATTTACGTTCACTTCCTGGAG GTATGCGTGGCAGACGAGTTTGCCGGCCTCTCGAAGGACCAGCTGGTGAAGCTGCTGCGCAGTGAGGAGCTGCGGATCGAAGACGAGTACCAGGTGTTCACCGCCGCCATGGGCTGGGTGCTGAAGGACGTGCCCAAGAGGAAGAAACACGTGGTGGAGGTCCTAGACCCCGTGCgcttcccccttctctctccGCAGCGGCTCTTCAAGTACATCGAGG gcaTTTCTGACTTTAGCCTGCGGGTGGCACTGCAGACCTTGCTGAGAGAATACACTGAAGTGAGCAAGTCTCCCAAGGAGAACAAGATGTTCAGTTTACTGCAGCCAGCAAAGACGCGTCCACGAAGAAAGGCAAGGAAGTATCTTTATGCTATAG GGGGATACACGCGCCTGCAGGGCGGCCGGTGGAGTGACAGCCGGGCACTGAGCTGTGTAGAGCGCTTCGACTCCTTCAGCCAGTACTGGACCACAGTGTCCTCCCTGCACCAGGCGCGCAGCGGGCTAGGCGTTGCGGTGCTGGAGGGCATGATCTACGTGGTTGGAG GGGAAAAGGACTCTATGATATTTGACTGTGCTGAGAGATATGACCCAGTGACGAAGCAGTGGGCTGCTGTGGCTTCTCTGAACTTCCCACGCTGTGGAGTGGGTGTCTGTCCCTGCCATGGAGCTCTTTATGCATTAG GGGGATGGATCGGCTCAGAGATTGGGAAAACCATGGAGCGGTATGACCCAGCGGAAAACAAATGGGAAATTGTAGGCAGCATGCCAGTTCCTCGATATTACTTTGGTTGTTGTGAGATGCAAG GGTTCATCTATGTGATTGGAGGTATCAGTGATGAGGGGATAGAGCTACGCTCGGCGGAGATGTACGATCCTATTGCCAAGCGCTGGAGTGCTCTGCCTGTCATGGTCATGCGCCGGGCATATGTGGGCGTAGCCTGCCTCAACAACTGTATCTACGCAGTCGGGGGGTGGAACGAGGCCTTGGGTTCGTTGGAGACAGTGGAGAAATACTGCCCTGAGGAG GAGAAGTGGGTGGAAGTTGCCCCCATGGCCATGGCGCGGGCAGGAGTTTCGGTGGCGGCGGTCAATGGGCTTCTCTATGCCGTGGGGGGGCGGGCGTCCAGCCGCGACTTTTCCGCGCCCGTGACGGTGGACTCCGTTGAGATCTACGACCCCCACCTGGATACCTGGACCGAGATCGGCAACATGATCACCAGTCGCTGCGATGGAGGAGTGGCTgtgctctga